The Anopheles coluzzii chromosome 2, AcolN3, whole genome shotgun sequence genome window below encodes:
- the LOC120953676 gene encoding PDZ and LIM domain protein Zasp-like isoform X4, with protein MANLITVRLQRGDGQAWGFRLQGGKDFSAPLVLQRVNGGSVADQAGLMAGDALIKVNGTEVFNMRHKDAQDVIVAAGNSFELTVSRGGATWRPSVTPTGSLPSPSPSLPGNVTPVTRTSLAATPQEMKPIGSGHNTAAKPFAAVNGNDGQIKSIVNNQYNTPVGMYSDETIAETLSSQAEVLAGGVLGVNFKKNERVYSPANSEVYKLLHEQGDDPEPDSVYSNNFHYSVNKLESTSSHFYATQSHAIGGYATAGRLPVGSLTGGRPRGPSPLPPQMQGQVPRPPMPKPPMMQQPQPQRPAPQQGVPAQQGAPKVAFPPQPQPQQQQQPQPQQQAPPAPAPASAFRPAPNTVPRAGIPPKVHNEGHKTGVQAISAALNAHANLNGRAQSPYGSNGTHTSLGPLSHSPSHSRSSSTTSSSGYCNSSSLSPVQSNKVSPLHSRTSSENELIDRSHSSNSNGSNASELSGNAYPVCPASPPLPPPPPLLTMEECTLQEPGPEVPPAPPQTDASAPLVFGANGLAAPAATADSEQTDGTVTQNDYGFYYQTMGGRVIRSVLPPGKNSTYKVNQNNITPKPFGAPLPVSPLAQVQPPASYPPVAGSVPTPFSAALVGAPPAQPAPMAAPAPAPMAAAPAPAPMAAPAMAPASVPTPQDGGTEQEPAEHESEEKAEGEADDGARERSESPAPVFAWPPKPEVVDTIPTATPIYIPPPETQRVVIKPITVVPPMKVKEKSKTPPDDAAGQQQQQQQQSKSAPELCHRQEETEQQHQEDEELSDSFGMTTTTTATTTTANSASSEEYRMYQTQCSQPIVTYYDTPQYELERPFSSGQRSAQASTGAMSDASYTHFVFRDPPPEEEEEVEEEEQVVQQPPEQQQQQAAATAAADPDRPPKRVEFVDYGRELERYVRAEQEKEARRRALEEEMAEAARRRTEEPPHYTLPAVPPTEPPQLPPSAIPNPTPKQWQSALVQALCVAPPDPIHLTADQIEQANFMRSRNEAYRREQEETKMRQLEALRRQVDALERRLGQQPEPEPAPLPVGPPLDVPRRGEVMARLLATSTARSQRFPPHYVPVVPLPAETQPYFPPPHSMEPIRSEKISAMRNESPFVEALKTAPYTPFQQFGREIPSQMEDLPVPSGRLSMMDALATASDRPYTPFSEVRFDRSSDVYQDMVREQPSVPVDPDRQCSAFANVGGNRTPKPFVPVVPEIREVPPEEPERGESSRRSSVVAVESVRRSSKVATAEEVRRASTVATAAAAVVESRRSSTATLESRQDSRRGSGGSGSADTAQATNPPAPKPTVTTVTAKEPLYPGHDAHPPEHYSLALRRETKSPLNHPAEIPPYQRKWFNLPTQNPPRTPEPEELRTNVPLAFVNTHSHTAALSKPVAKPPGRPVNKPPATPYTTIQNRNIPVVTGAAPELDAELAQYHSAHARLAHKGVIDRGQSFTPSLILTKHATSIPYYQHQLGFEEYFAEVKQFDGHTTPQPSRTKSPAFGPPPNPLKPHVPPSREGIPVESGLYLSMGKLHGVPWYANKDHVPADIQKKMQEQLHLEATQRFGRSSVVQQQQHQQQHQEVTHEQVTMSSSVTTEQQQQQQQQRMTREEASAERAIQSAQQEDEAPQKGFVAQQTRRFSGQDEALNLPPQPTEQEQKEQQQKEQQAEQAALIQQLQEEQQKRQIAPPKKAAPPAPIRHVEPPTPKPAPPPTTFPSTDLFSEEFVDHFPHISARKASVLLPPKPATRPDCVSPSSFKAQFNEFIIGAGPMPPLPPMREEDDGAEPDTRSDTQKLIQSWPPQLPPQPAAAPAAVAAPPANGAAPAGSQPASKPSSRSNSTAFLDFLNRPTLNPNTDRSTDRAGTNSFNKGRAACSTSAPNRGRGVMNKAVGPGGRVPLCGCCQQQIRGPFITALGRIWCPDHFICHNANCKRPLADIGFVEEKGDLYCEYCFEEFLAPLCSKCNGRVKGDCLNAIGKQFHPECFKCTYCGKQFGNSPFFLEEGDPYCEKDWNDLFTTKCFACGFPVEAGDKWVEALNNNYHSQCFNCTSCKKNLEGQSFFAKGGRPFCKNHAR; from the exons GTTAACGGTGGCAGCGTGGCCGACCAGGCAGGTCTGATGGCTGGCGATGCGCTGATCAAGGTCAACGGTACGGAGGTGTTCAACATGCGTCACAAGGATGCGCAGGACGTCATCGTGGCCGCTGGAAACTCGTTCGAGCTGACGGTGTCGAG AGGTGGTGCTACCTGGCGTCCGTCTGTTACGCCGACCGGTTCGCTACCGTCGCCGTCTCCATCGCTGCCCGGCAACGTCACACCGGTTACGCGCACCTCGCTGGCAGCGACGCCCCAGGAGATGAAACCGATCGGCAGTGGCCACAACACCGCCGCCAAACCGTTCGCTGCT GTAAACGGAAACGATGGACAGATCAAGAGCATCGTCAACAACCAATACAACACCCCGGTCGGCATGTACAGCGATGAGACCATCGCCGAAACACTGTCCTCTCAGGCGGAAGTGCTCGCTGGAGGTGTCCTTGG CGTCAACTTCAAGAAGAACGAGCGCGTGTACTCGCCGGCCAACTCCGAGGTGTACAAGCTGCTGCACGAGCAGGGAGATGACCCCGAGCCAG ATAGCGTTTACTCTAACAATTTCCATTACTCGGTCAACAAACTAGAGTCCACGTCGTCGCATTTCTACGCCACGCAGAGCCACGCCATCGGTGGCTACGCTACGGCCGGCCGTCTGCCGGTCGGTTCGCTCACCGGTGGCCGTCCGCGTGGCCCATCGCCACTGCCGCCGCAGATGCAGGGTCAGGTTCCGCGTCCACCGATGCCGAAACCGCCGATGATGCAGCAGCCCCAGCCCCAGCGCCCAGCGCCGCAGCAGGGTGTGCCGGCCCAGCAGGGCGCACCGAAGGTTGCATTCCCGCCGCAACCGCaacctcagcagcagcagcagccgcagcccCAACAGCAGGCACCGCCAGCTCCAGCACCGGCTTCAGCCTTCCGCCCGGCACCGAATACCGTTCCGAGGGCCGGTATTCCACCGAAGGTTCACAACGA GGGACACAAGACCGGCGTCCAGGCCATCTCTGCTGCTCTCAACGCTCATGCCAACTTGAATGGCCGCGCGCAGTCGCCGTACGGCAGTAAT GGCACACACACCAGCCTCGGGCCGCTGAGCCATTCGCCGTCCCACTCACGATCGAGCAGCACGACTTCGTCGAGCGGCTACTGCAACTCGAGCTCGCTATCGCCGGTGCAATCGAACAAGGTGTCCCCGCTGCATTCGCGCACCAGCAGCGAGAACGAGCTGATCGATCGtagccacagcagcaacagcaacggtAGCAACGCCAGCGAGCTATCCGGTAACGCGTATCCCGTCTGCCCAGCGTCTCCGCCCCTGCCGCCCCCGCCGCCACTACTAACGATGGAGGAGTGCACACTCCAGGAGCCCGGACCGGAAGTGCCGCCAGCCCCGCCACAGACCGACGCGAGCGCACCGCTCGTGTTCGGGGCAAATGGGTTGGCCGCCCCGGCCGCGACCGCCGATAGTGAGCAGACCGATGGTACGGTTACGCAAAACGACTACGGCTTTTACTACCAGACGATGGGAGGACGCGTCATTCGCAGTGTACTTCCGCCGGGCAAGAACTCCACCTACAAG GTGAACCAGAACAACATTACGCCGAAGCCGTTCGGCGCCCCGCTCCCGGTGAGCCCGCTGGCCCAGGTCCAGCCGCCGGCCTCGTACCCGCCGGTGGCCGGCAGCGTCCCGACGCCCTTCTCGGCCGCCCTTGTCGGCGCCCCGCCGGCCCAGCCCGCTCCGATGGCGGCGCCGGCCCCGGCCCCGATGGCGGCCGCCCCAGCACCGGCCCCGATGGCTGCCCCAGCCATGGCACCGGCTTCCGTGCCCACTCCACAAG ATGGTGGCACGGAGCAAGAGCCGGCAGAACACGAGTCCGAAGAAAAGGCGGAAGGGGAAGCGGACGACGGGGCACGGGAGCGAAGCGAATCGCCCGCGCCCGTCTTTGCCTGGCCGCCGAAGCCGGAGGTGGTGGACACGATACCGACGGCGACGCCGATCTACATACCGCCGCCCGAGACGCAGCGCGTCGTGATCAAACCGATCACGGTCGTGCCGCCGATGAAGGTGAAGGAAAAATCGAAAACGCCACCGGACGACGCagccggccagcagcagcagcagcagcaacagagcAAGTCGGCGCCGGAACTGTGCCACCGGCAGGAGGaaaccgagcagcagcaccaagagGATGAAGAGCTGTCTGATTCGTTCGgcatgacgacgacgaccaccgcgacgacgacgacggccaaCTCGGCCTCGTCCGAGGAGTACCGGATGTACCAGACGCAGTGCTCGCAGCCGATCGTGACGTACTACGACACGCCCCAGTACGAGCTGGAGCGGCCGTTCTCGTCCGGCCAGCGCAGCGCACAGGCAAGTACGGGCGCCATGTCCGACGCGTCCTACACGCACTTCGTCTTCCGCGATCCGCCAcccgaggaggaggaggaggtggaggaggaagAGCAAGTGGTGCAGCAACcaccggagcagcagcagcagcaggcggcgGCAACGGCGGCCGCCGATCCCGACCGGCCCCCGAAGCGCGTCGAGTTCGTCGACTATGGCCGCGAGCTGGAGCGGTACGTGCGGGCCGAGCAGGAGAAGGAGGCCCGCCGGCGGGCGCTCGAGGAGGAGATGGCCGAGGCGGCCCGGCGCCGGACCGAGGAGCCGCCCCACTACACGCTGCCCGCGGTGCCGCCGACCGAGCCACCGCAGCTGCCCCCGTCCGCCATACCGAACCCGACGCCCAAGCAGTGGCAGTCGGCGCTGGTACAGGCGCTCTGCGTTGCGCCGCCCGATCCGATCCACCTGACCGCGGACCAGATCGAGCAGGCGAACTTTATGCGCTCGCGCAACGAGGCGTACCGGCGCGAGCAGGAGGAAACGAAGATGCGCCAGCTGGAGGCGCTGCGGCGGCAGGTCGACGCGCTCGAGCGGCGGCTCGGCCAGCAGCCGGAGCCGGAGCCGGCGCCGCTGCCGGTCGGCCCGCCGCTCGATGTGCCGCGGCGCGGCGAGGTGATGGCGAGGCTGCTCGCGACCTCGACCGCCCGCTCGCAGCGCTTCCCGCCGCACTACGTGCCGGTGGTGCCGCTGCCGGCCGAAACGCAACCCTACTTTCCGCCTCCCCACTCGATGGAACCGATCCGGAGCGAGAAGATCTCGGCGATGCGCAACGAGTCCCCGTTCGTGGAGGCGCTCAAGACCGCTCCGTACACTCCGTTTCAGCAGTTCGGGCGCGAGATACCGTCGCAGATGGAGGACCTGCCGGTGCCGAGCGGACGGCTCTCGATGATGGACGCGCTGGCGACGGCCTCGGACCGCCCGTACACCCCGTTCAGCGAGGTGCGGTTCGACCGGAGCTCGGACGTGTACCAGGACATGGTGCGGGAGCAGCCGTCGGTGCCGGTCGATCCGGACCGCCAGTGTTCGGCGTTCGCGAACGTGGGCGGCAACCGTACGCCGAAACCGTTCGTCCCGGTGGTGCCCGAGATACGGGAGGTGCCGCCGGAAGAGCCGGAACGGGGGGAGAGCTCACGCCGCAGctcggtggtggcggtggagaGTGTTCGTCGCAGCTCCAAGGTGGCCACGGCGGAGGAGGTCCGCCGGGCCTCGACGGTGGCCACtgcggcagcggcggtggTGGAGAGTCGCCGCAGCTCGACCGCGACGCTCGAGAGCCGCCAGGACAGCCGGCGCGGCTCGGGCGGCAGCGGCTCTGCCGACACtgcgcaagcgacgaaccctccgGCACCGAAGCCAACCGTCACCACCGTCACCGCGAAGGAACCGCTCTACCCCGGTCACGATGCACACCCCCCGGAGCACTACTCGCTGGCACTGCGGCGCGAAACCAAATCACCCCTCAACCATCCGGCCGAGATCCCACCCTACCAGCGCAAGTGGTTCAACCTGCCGACGCAGAACCCACCGCGCACGCCCGAGCCCGAGGAGCTGCGCACGAACGTTCCGCTGGCCTTTGTAaatacacactcgcacactgcCGCCCTGTCGAAGCCGGTGGCGAAACCGCCCGGCCGGCCTGTAAATAAGCCGCCCGCCACGCCGTACACCACCATCCAGAACCGCAACATCCCGGTCGTTACTGGGGCAGCTCCGGAGCTGGACGCCGAGCTGGCCCAGTACCACAGTGCTCACGCGCGTCTCGCCCACAAAGGTGTCATCGACCGCGGGCAGTCGTTCACGCCGTCGCTCATCCTGACGAAGCACGCGACCAGCATCCCGTACTACCAGCACCAGCTCGGGTTCGAGGAGTACTTCGCGGAGGTGAAGCAGTTCGATGGCCACACGACGCCCCAGCCGAGCCGCACCAAGTCGCCGGCGTTTGGGCCGCCGCCGAACCCGCTGAAGCCGCACGTACCACCGTCCCGGGAAGGCATACCGGTGGAGTCGGGCCTGTACCTGTCGATGGGTAAGCTGCACGGTGTGCCGTGGTACGCGAACAAGGACCACGTGCCGGCGGACATTCAGAAGAAGATGCAGGAGCAGCTGCATCTCGAGGCGACGCAGCGCTTCGGGCGCAGCAGtgtcgtgcagcagcagcagcaccagcagcaacatcaggaGGTCACGCACGAACAGGTAACGATGAGTAGCAGCGTGACTacggagcaacagcagcagcagcagcagcaacgcatGACCAGGGAGGAAGCGTCCGCGGAACGGGCGATTCAGAGCGCCCAGCAG GAGGACGAGGCGCCCCAGAAGGGCTTTGTGGCGCAGCAGACGCGCCGCTTCTCGGGCCAGGACGAGGCCCTCAATCTGCCGCCCCAGCCGACCGAGCAGGAGcagaaggagcagcagcagaaggagcAGCAGGCCGAGCAAGCCGCCCTCatccagcagctgcaggaagAGCAGCAGAAGCGACAGATTGCACCGCCGAAGAAGGCCGCCCCGCCGGCCCCGATCCGTCACGTGGAGCCGCCCACACCGAAACCGGCCCCGCCACCGACCACCTTCCCGTCGACGGACCTGTTCTCGGAGGAGTTTGTCGATCACTTCCCGCACATTAGCGCGCGCAAGGCAAGCGTACTGCTGCCGCCGAAGCCGGCCACCCGGCCGGACTGCGTTAGCCCGAGCTCGTTCAAGGCGCAGTTCAACGAGTTCATCATCGGTGCCGGCCCGATGCCCCCGCTGCCGCCGATGCGCGAGGAGGACGACGGCGCCGAGCCGGACACGCGCAGCGACACGCAAAAGCTAATCCAATCGTGGCCACCGCAACTGCCACCGCAGCCGGCGGCTGCTCCGGCGGCCGTGGCGGCGCCCCCCGCGAACGGTGCGGCGCCCGCCGGCTCGCAGCCCGCCAGCAAGCCGTCCAGCCGCAGTAACAGCACGGCTTTCCTTGACTTTCTTAACCGACCCACGCTCAACCCGAATACTGACCGTTCCACTGATCGCGCAGGTACGAACTCGTTCAACAAGGGACGGGCCGCGTGCTCGACGTCGGCCCCCAACCGCGGACGGGGCGTGATGAACAAGGCGGTCGGACCGGGCGGCCGTGTGCCGCTGTGCGGATGCTGCCAGCAGCAGATCAG AGGACCGTTCATTACGGCGCTGGGACGCATCTGGTGCCCGGATCACTTCATCTGCCACAACGCCAACTGCAAGCGTCCGCTCGCTGACATTGGGTTCGTCGAGGAGAAGGGCGATCTGTACTGCGAGTACTGCTTCGAGGAGTTCTTGGCCCCACTGTGCTCGAAGTGCAATGGCAGAGTTAAG GGCGATTGCCTGAATGCCATCGGCAAGCAGTTCCATCCGGAGTGCTTCAAGTGCACGTACTGTGGCAAGCAGTTCGGCAACAGCCCGTTCTTCCTGGAGGAGGGCGATCCCTACTGCGAGAAGGACTGGAACGATCTGTTCACGACCAAGTGCTTCGCGTGCGGGTTCCCCGTCGAGGCCGGCGACAAGTGGGTGGAGGCGCTGAACAACAACTACCACAGCCAGTGCTTCAACTGCACC AGCTGCAAAAAGAACCTGGAAGGACAGAGCTTCTTCGCCAAGGGTGGCCGTCCGTTCTGCAAAAACCACGCCCGCTAA